In one Bacteroidota bacterium genomic region, the following are encoded:
- the ald gene encoding alanine dehydrogenase, whose protein sequence is MIIGVPKEIKNNENRVAVTPAGVKELMKHGHTVYVQSTAGVGSGFADEDYSSAGAKMLPTIEEVYGIAEMIIKVKEPIQSEYKLIKKNQLVFTYFHFASYEPLTHAMIESGAVCLAYETVEKKDRSLPLLVPMSEVAGRMSIQEGAKYLEKPLKGRGILLGGVPGVKPAEVLVLGGGIVGTQAAKMAAGLGAHVTIMDVSLPRLRQLDDIMPANVDTMMSNEYNIRAMIQRADLIIGAVLIPGAKAPHLITRDMLKMMKPGTVLVDVAVDQGGCIETCKPTTHEDPTYIIDDIVHYCVANMPGAVPYTSTLALTNATLPYAIQLANKGWVAACRDNEELKLGLNVVNGKVVYQGVADAFNLPMNNVDEVLGSQTA, encoded by the coding sequence ATGATAATAGGAGTTCCTAAAGAGATAAAAAACAACGAAAACCGTGTGGCAGTTACCCCCGCGGGCGTTAAAGAACTTATGAAACACGGCCACACCGTGTATGTGCAATCAACTGCCGGTGTTGGCAGCGGCTTTGCTGATGAGGATTACTCAAGTGCCGGTGCTAAAATGCTTCCTACTATTGAAGAAGTGTACGGCATTGCTGAAATGATTATCAAGGTAAAAGAACCTATCCAATCAGAATATAAACTTATAAAGAAAAACCAACTGGTATTCACATACTTCCACTTTGCTTCATACGAGCCTCTAACCCACGCAATGATTGAAAGCGGTGCGGTTTGTTTGGCGTATGAAACAGTTGAGAAAAAAGACCGTAGCTTGCCTTTGCTAGTTCCTATGAGCGAAGTAGCCGGTCGTATGTCAATCCAAGAAGGAGCTAAATACCTTGAAAAACCTTTGAAAGGTCGTGGTATTTTGTTGGGCGGTGTTCCCGGTGTTAAACCTGCTGAAGTACTTGTACTTGGCGGTGGTATTGTAGGTACACAAGCTGCTAAAATGGCTGCCGGTTTGGGCGCACACGTAACCATTATGGATGTATCGTTGCCACGCCTTCGTCAGTTGGATGATATTATGCCTGCTAACGTGGATACCATGATGAGCAACGAGTATAACATCCGTGCTATGATTCAACGTGCCGACCTTATCATCGGTGCTGTATTGATACCCGGTGCTAAAGCTCCACACCTTATCACCCGTGATATGTTGAAAATGATGAAGCCGGGTACTGTGTTGGTTGACGTTGCTGTAGACCAAGGTGGTTGTATCGAAACTTGTAAGCCAACTACACACGAAGATCCTACTTATATCATTGATGATATCGTACACTACTGTGTAGCAAATATGCCCGGTGCTGTGCCTTATACCAGCACACTTGCACTTACCAACGCTACCTTGCCATACGCAATACAGTTGGCAAACAAAGGATGGGTTGCTGCCTGCCGTGATAACGAAGAATTGAAACTTGGTTTGAACGTGGTAAACGGTAAAGTGGTTTACCAAGGTGTGGCTGACGCCTTTAACCTTCCTATGAATAATGTTGATGAAGTATTAGGCTCACAAACTGCCTAA
- a CDS encoding serine acetyltransferase → MLTQLRFFAGDVKRMAGKKKLRVAFIWLNRSFCGIFSYRLDRSLFLFFGKTYRIIRIPLIPLFNIWQAYSNIDIHYEAEIGPGINILHCSMGVVVSGKSLIGKNLTLTGGNVIGAKTEVKPRQIVLGDNCSMGANAVVLGPITIGSNVKIGAMALVVKNCGDNVTLIGVPAKEV, encoded by the coding sequence ATGTTAACTCAACTACGTTTTTTTGCAGGTGATGTTAAAAGAATGGCAGGTAAAAAAAAATTACGCGTTGCTTTTATATGGCTTAACCGTAGTTTTTGTGGTATCTTCTCATATCGGTTGGATAGAAGTCTATTTTTGTTTTTTGGGAAAACGTACCGTATAATCCGTATACCTCTGATACCATTGTTCAATATTTGGCAGGCTTACTCAAATATTGATATACATTATGAGGCAGAAATAGGCCCCGGTATTAATATTCTTCACTGCTCGATGGGGGTAGTTGTATCAGGCAAATCGCTAATTGGTAAAAACCTTACTCTCACTGGTGGAAATGTAATTGGTGCAAAAACTGAAGTTAAACCCCGGCAAATAGTTTTGGGAGATAATTGCTCAATGGGAGCCAATGCAGTGGTTTTGGGGCCAATAACAATTGGAAGTAATGTAAAGATTGGCGCAATGGCATTGGTTGTAAAAAATTGTGGCGATAATGTAACACTAATAGGAGTTCCGGCCAAAGAAGTATAA
- a CDS encoding RNA polymerase sigma factor: MQLFKASLAKNTDEELMQKATAGNSRAFEELYNRYATKLLGYFTRMLWKDKELAEDCLHKLFLNIIEKPELFNPSRSFKTWLYSSAHNLCKNEYRRMKHQSPDDGIIQQPAANEPALPAIQEHLFDNKQFLVALETELEQLGENHRQTFQLRYFDHLSLKEIAVVMECSEGTVKSRLFYALKALSQKLTPFKNLLQQ, encoded by the coding sequence ATGCAGTTGTTCAAAGCTTCGCTTGCAAAAAATACCGATGAAGAACTGATGCAAAAAGCAACGGCGGGCAACTCGCGTGCTTTTGAAGAATTGTATAACCGCTATGCAACAAAACTGCTGGGCTATTTTACCCGAATGCTTTGGAAGGATAAGGAACTGGCAGAGGATTGCCTGCACAAACTGTTTTTAAACATTATTGAAAAACCTGAACTGTTTAACCCCTCGCGAAGCTTTAAAACGTGGTTGTACAGTTCGGCACACAACCTATGCAAAAATGAATACCGGCGTATGAAACACCAATCGCCCGATGATGGCATTATACAGCAACCTGCGGCAAACGAGCCTGCTTTACCCGCAATACAGGAACATTTATTTGATAACAAGCAGTTTTTAGTCGCCCTTGAAACGGAACTAGAACAACTGGGCGAAAACCACCGCCAAACCTTTCAACTAAGGTATTTTGACCATTTAAGTTTGAAAGAAATAGCAGTGGTAATGGAATGCTCGGAAGGAACGGTGAAATCAAGACTGTTTTATGCCCTAAAAGCTTTGTCGCAAAAATTAACCCCTTTTAAAAACCTCTTACAGCAATGA
- a CDS encoding SDR family oxidoreductase — translation MLQIDLRNKRAVVCGSTQGIGKATAMLMAEAGATVILIARNPEKLAAVKAALPTPYGQPHESIVADFANPNILKVKLDNYLQKTSPVHILVNNTGGPPAGKAIDAGVEQFLAAFQAHLVCNHILVQTVADGMKREGYGRIINIISTSVKQPIPGLGVSNTIRGAVGNWAKTLAGELAPFGITVNNILPGATSTERLSAIIENKSEKTNKDKGTVEGEMLHEIPAGRFADPKEIGYAATFLASPMAAYINGTNVVVDGGRTASL, via the coding sequence ATGTTACAGATAGATTTAAGAAACAAACGCGCCGTAGTTTGCGGCAGCACACAGGGCATAGGCAAAGCCACCGCTATGCTGATGGCTGAGGCCGGAGCCACTGTGATATTAATAGCCCGCAACCCTGAGAAATTGGCCGCGGTTAAAGCCGCTTTGCCAACTCCTTACGGGCAACCCCACGAATCGATTGTGGCTGATTTTGCCAACCCCAATATTTTGAAAGTGAAGCTGGATAATTACCTGCAAAAAACCAGCCCCGTACATATTTTGGTAAACAACACCGGAGGCCCTCCGGCAGGTAAAGCCATTGATGCGGGTGTTGAGCAATTTTTGGCGGCCTTCCAAGCCCATTTGGTGTGCAACCACATATTGGTGCAAACCGTAGCTGATGGCATGAAACGCGAAGGCTACGGCCGGATAATCAATATTATTTCTACCTCGGTAAAGCAACCTATACCCGGTTTGGGCGTATCAAACACCATACGCGGCGCGGTGGGCAACTGGGCAAAAACTCTTGCAGGTGAACTGGCCCCGTTTGGCATTACCGTTAATAATATTTTGCCCGGTGCCACCAGTACCGAGCGTTTGAGTGCCATTATTGAAAATAAATCAGAGAAAACAAATAAAGACAAAGGCACGGTTGAAGGTGAAATGCTGCACGAAATTCCCGCAGGGCGTTTTGCCGACCCAAAAGAAATTGGCTATGCAGCTACGTTTCTTGCTTCGCCAATGGCAGCCTATATCAACGGAACCAATGTGGTGGTTGACGGCGGGCGTACGGCCAGCTTATAA
- a CDS encoding DUF541 domain-containing protein encodes MKKVISVFTFIILALSGQAQHAGNSLYNGSNSSPQLIPYNHPTGVNLNISNHGQSYGNMVSLKADVMVNVLPSAYIIILSAEQVNESFEMADSMLNTRFRKLKQGLRRLGVTEEDVHIDFISLVPQYEIEFSKKKHSITGNEIATGYELRKNIHVRVENTALVDGIIVAAAEAEIYDLVKVDYVIENMEQIYQQLRLKAIEIVKMKMQPYAETGIKLKQLDLGETRGSVYPAERYASYTAYKSGTPAHFTRTDKKDVVQVNYADKKSTVYYEKVPFGQFDHVINPTTNEPAVQFYFSLQVNYKIVDEEAEQRQKEDRDFELRRREIDLINLKNPPCEDKTPIKKK; translated from the coding sequence ATGAAAAAAGTAATTTCGGTTTTTACATTTATCATTCTTGCGCTGTCAGGCCAAGCCCAACACGCGGGTAACTCATTGTACAACGGCAGTAATAGTTCGCCGCAACTTATCCCCTATAATCACCCTACAGGCGTTAACTTAAACATAAGCAATCACGGCCAAAGCTATGGCAACATGGTTTCGTTAAAGGCCGATGTGATGGTAAACGTACTTCCTTCGGCTTACATTATTATTTTGAGTGCTGAGCAAGTAAACGAGTCGTTTGAAATGGCTGACTCTATGCTAAATACCCGTTTTAGAAAACTCAAACAAGGCTTACGTCGTTTGGGAGTTACCGAAGAGGATGTTCATATTGATTTCATCTCGTTAGTACCCCAATACGAAATTGAATTTTCTAAAAAAAAGCACAGCATTACAGGCAATGAAATTGCTACAGGATATGAATTGAGAAAGAACATCCACGTACGTGTGGAAAATACCGCACTGGTTGACGGTATCATTGTTGCAGCGGCTGAAGCCGAGATATACGACCTTGTGAAGGTGGATTACGTGATTGAGAACATGGAGCAGATATACCAACAGTTACGGTTAAAGGCCATAGAGATAGTGAAAATGAAAATGCAGCCTTATGCCGAAACGGGTATAAAACTAAAACAACTGGATTTGGGCGAAACCCGCGGCAGTGTTTATCCTGCTGAACGCTATGCAAGCTATACCGCCTATAAATCAGGTACGCCCGCACACTTTACCCGCACGGATAAAAAAGATGTGGTGCAGGTGAATTACGCGGATAAAAAGAGTACGGTATATTATGAAAAAGTACCCTTTGGGCAATTTGACCATGTGATAAACCCCACCACCAATGAGCCTGCCGTTCAGTTTTATTTTAGCTTGCAGGTAAACTATAAAATAGTTGACGAGGAGGCTGAGCAACGCCAGAAAGAAGACCGTGATTTTGAACTACGCCGCCGCGAAATTGATTTGATTAATCTCAAAAATCCGCCTTGCGAAGACAAAACTCCGATAAAAAAGAAGTAA
- a CDS encoding DUF4974 domain-containing protein, translating into MITPVLIGKYLSHQCTPEEARMIESWIGESTENKGLFVRLKNMWDETGQVRPLAEVQETEAAWQKVKGRLQQATTTQPKRKSLSYILTRAAAAAVIILGVVSFYVLNYNSGSETVVKMVEISTKKGEKRQLALADGSTVWLNAESTIKYPEDFSGSTREVYVDGEAYFEVKRDETKPFMVHTGELVTKVLGTSFNVMAYPDNDEIAVALDEGKVAVYSDSNLVELLPGNMAIYGKTSHRLQSMPMPDKHNEWRKNVMDFNNITLSQATATVNRWFNANVVIDDKKLETCRITASFNNPTLGEVIEILSSVLPIEIEEKDGAYHIKGETCE; encoded by the coding sequence ATGATAACACCTGTACTAATTGGCAAATACCTTTCGCACCAGTGCACTCCCGAAGAAGCAAGGATGATAGAGTCGTGGATTGGCGAGAGTACCGAGAACAAAGGCCTTTTTGTGAGGCTTAAAAATATGTGGGACGAAACCGGACAGGTACGCCCTTTAGCCGAAGTACAGGAAACCGAAGCCGCATGGCAAAAAGTTAAGGGCAGGTTGCAACAAGCAACAACAACCCAACCCAAACGTAAATCACTTTCATACATATTAACCCGTGCAGCCGCAGCTGCAGTAATTATTTTAGGCGTGGTATCATTTTATGTACTTAACTACAACAGCGGTAGCGAAACCGTAGTGAAGATGGTTGAAATTTCAACCAAAAAGGGCGAAAAACGTCAATTAGCGCTTGCTGACGGAAGCACCGTGTGGCTGAATGCTGAAAGTACCATTAAGTATCCCGAGGATTTTAGCGGCAGTACCCGCGAAGTTTACGTTGACGGTGAAGCTTACTTTGAAGTGAAGCGTGACGAAACCAAACCATTTATGGTACATACAGGTGAGTTAGTTACCAAAGTACTGGGTACATCGTTTAACGTGATGGCCTACCCTGATAATGATGAAATAGCCGTTGCTTTGGATGAGGGTAAAGTAGCTGTGTACAGCGATAGTAACCTTGTAGAGCTGTTGCCCGGTAATATGGCCATTTACGGCAAAACATCGCATCGCTTGCAATCAATGCCTATGCCCGATAAGCATAACGAGTGGCGCAAAAACGTGATGGATTTTAACAACATCACACTTTCACAAGCTACAGCAACCGTTAACCGCTGGTTTAATGCCAATGTGGTTATCGACGATAAAAAATTAGAAACCTGCCGTATTACAGCCAGTTTTAATAACCCAACCCTTGGAGAAGTGATTGAAATTCTATCATCAGTATTACCTATTGAGATAGAAGAGAAGGATGGCGCATACCACATTAAGGGAGAAACTTGCGAATAG
- a CDS encoding RNA polymerase sigma-70 factor, producing MQEASASTLTAQVNDKALVEQFINGNEKAFETLFKRYYQMLRKVAQYMLDDLEQAEELVQDAFVNIWEKRSNVNPDASFKNYLITAVRNRCLNHIKAKKKTHSIDDDEIWQEQLVADSRTEAAVNFKEMHRAIEQAIDKLPEQCRIIFQLSRHEGLSYKEIAEALDIAPKTVENQIGRALKVLKVELKEYFPLFLIFFN from the coding sequence ATGCAAGAGGCAAGTGCATCAACATTAACCGCGCAAGTAAACGATAAGGCTTTAGTAGAGCAGTTTATAAATGGCAACGAGAAGGCCTTTGAAACCCTTTTTAAGCGGTATTACCAAATGCTGCGCAAGGTAGCCCAATACATGTTGGATGACTTGGAACAAGCCGAAGAGCTGGTTCAGGATGCCTTTGTAAACATTTGGGAAAAGCGTAGCAATGTTAATCCCGATGCGTCTTTTAAAAACTATCTGATAACGGCGGTACGCAACCGATGCCTTAATCATATCAAGGCCAAAAAGAAAACCCACTCTATCGACGATGATGAGATTTGGCAGGAGCAATTAGTTGCTGATAGCCGCACCGAGGCTGCGGTTAACTTTAAAGAGATGCACCGCGCTATTGAACAAGCCATTGATAAATTGCCGGAGCAATGCCGAATTATCTTTCAGCTTAGCCGCCACGAGGGGTTGAGCTATAAAGAAATTGCCGAAGCACTGGATATTGCACCAAAAACTGTAGAGAATCAAATTGGTCGTGCCCTTAAAGTGCTAAAAGTGGAATTGAAAGAATACTTTCCTTTGTTTCTTATCTTTTTTAATTGA
- a CDS encoding TonB-dependent receptor has translation MRKKNAGKPTLTISGYVTEKGSGELLLGVNIYIPGTSLGTTTNAYGFYSLSLPKGTYKLAYSYISYETQLIDVELTSDKEINVALDGIKEVTAVEVVAESVVKESSKTQMSSIDIPVEQIKEIPALLGEKDVLKVIQLMPGVQKGSEGQSGFYVRGGGPDQNLIILDGAPVYNAFHLFGFFSLFNGDALKSVELIKGGFPARYGGRLSSVLDLHMKEGHKEKYSGEVGIGLISSRFTIEGPLKKNKSSFIVSGRRTYIDALMQPFMTGNEKGGYYFYDLNAKINYDLGKKDKVYLSGYFGKDKFYASTNNTSTRNTFRFEWGNATATARWNHEFSNKLFGNASAIFSNYRFLVGATTVEKSSNNQFELRFYSQIRDYGIKYDFDYYPVNGHHVKMGVTSTLHTFTPSAVVYKNTFANESLNSKKSINGFENGLYIEDDMRLGKRFKVNAGMRLSHFSNRNKHYFNPEPRIATAYQVGKDMAIKASFAVMNQYMHLVSNTGIGLPTDLWVPATSNIPPQRSMQAAAGFVKDFTKQNFAITVEGYYKKMNNILGYKEGATFLVFDDPTSADSYSWEENVTTGQGWSYGAEFLIQKKKGRFSGWIGYTLSWTQLQFDELNFGRKFWARYDRRHDISVVGIYKITKNVSLSATWVYGTGQAITLPRANYTGVMHDPTYGASNVVSSIDLVDYGEKNNFRMAPYHRMDLGIRADKVREKYTRTIEFSFYNVYNRKNPFFYYTSTENGVTKLKQISLFPIIPSISLSYKF, from the coding sequence ATGCGCAAGAAAAATGCGGGCAAGCCCACGCTTACCATCAGTGGTTATGTGACTGAAAAAGGCAGCGGCGAATTGCTGTTAGGTGTAAATATATACATACCCGGTACCTCGCTGGGAACCACTACCAATGCCTATGGTTTCTATTCGCTGTCGTTACCCAAAGGAACCTACAAACTGGCCTATTCATACATCAGCTACGAAACCCAACTGATAGATGTTGAACTTACCTCGGACAAAGAAATAAACGTTGCCCTAGACGGGATAAAAGAAGTAACTGCTGTAGAAGTTGTGGCTGAAAGTGTGGTGAAGGAGAGCAGCAAAACACAAATGAGCAGCATTGATATTCCGGTGGAGCAGATAAAAGAAATACCTGCATTGCTGGGAGAAAAAGATGTGCTTAAAGTAATACAACTAATGCCCGGTGTACAAAAGGGCAGCGAAGGACAAAGCGGCTTTTATGTACGCGGTGGCGGTCCCGACCAAAACCTTATTATACTTGATGGTGCTCCCGTGTACAATGCCTTTCACCTTTTCGGGTTCTTTTCGTTGTTTAACGGCGATGCCTTGAAAAGTGTTGAATTGATAAAGGGGGGATTTCCTGCCCGTTACGGCGGAAGGCTTTCATCAGTGCTTGATTTGCACATGAAAGAAGGACACAAAGAAAAATACAGCGGCGAAGTAGGTATTGGCCTTATATCATCAAGGTTTACTATTGAAGGCCCGTTAAAGAAAAACAAATCATCGTTTATTGTATCAGGCCGCAGAACATACATTGATGCGCTTATGCAGCCGTTTATGACCGGTAACGAGAAAGGCGGGTACTACTTTTACGATTTGAACGCTAAAATAAACTACGACTTAGGCAAAAAAGACAAAGTGTACCTAAGCGGTTATTTTGGTAAGGATAAATTTTACGCCAGCACCAATAACACCTCAACCAGAAATACCTTTAGGTTTGAGTGGGGAAATGCCACTGCTACAGCCAGATGGAACCACGAGTTTTCAAACAAACTATTTGGTAATGCATCGGCCATCTTTAGTAATTACAGGTTTTTAGTAGGAGCTACAACAGTTGAAAAATCAAGCAACAACCAATTTGAGTTGCGCTTTTATTCGCAAATCCGTGATTACGGCATTAAGTACGATTTTGATTATTACCCCGTTAACGGCCACCATGTAAAAATGGGGGTTACTTCAACCCTGCACACGTTTACCCCAAGTGCGGTGGTATATAAAAACACTTTTGCAAACGAAAGCCTAAACTCTAAAAAGAGCATCAACGGATTTGAAAACGGTTTGTATATAGAAGATGATATGAGGTTGGGCAAACGCTTTAAGGTAAACGCCGGTATGCGTTTGAGCCACTTTAGCAATCGCAACAAACACTACTTTAACCCTGAACCGCGTATTGCCACAGCTTACCAAGTTGGTAAAGATATGGCCATAAAGGCATCGTTTGCTGTGATGAATCAATACATGCACTTGGTGAGTAATACTGGGATAGGGTTGCCAACCGATTTGTGGGTGCCTGCAACATCAAACATCCCTCCGCAGCGCAGTATGCAAGCCGCAGCGGGTTTTGTAAAAGACTTTACCAAGCAAAACTTTGCCATAACTGTTGAAGGTTACTATAAGAAAATGAATAACATATTGGGGTATAAAGAGGGAGCTACCTTTTTGGTGTTTGACGACCCTACCAGTGCCGATAGTTATTCGTGGGAAGAAAACGTTACAACAGGACAGGGCTGGAGTTACGGTGCTGAGTTCTTGATTCAAAAGAAAAAGGGAAGATTTAGCGGTTGGATAGGCTACACGCTTAGCTGGACACAATTGCAGTTTGATGAACTGAATTTCGGCAGAAAGTTCTGGGCACGTTATGACCGTCGCCACGATATATCAGTAGTGGGTATCTATAAAATCACCAAAAACGTATCACTATCAGCTACTTGGGTGTACGGAACAGGGCAGGCGATTACATTGCCCCGTGCAAACTATACAGGTGTAATGCACGACCCAACTTACGGAGCCAGCAATGTAGTTTCATCCATTGATTTGGTAGATTATGGTGAGAAGAACAACTTCCGCATGGCTCCCTACCACCGCATGGATTTAGGTATACGAGCAGATAAAGTGCGCGAAAAATACACCCGTACCATTGAGTTTAGCTTTTATAACGTGTATAACCGCAAAAATCCATTCTTCTATTACACGTCTACTGAAAACGGGGTTACAAAGCTGAAACAGATTTCGTTGTTCCCCATCATTCCTTCAATTTCATTAAGCTATAAATTCTAA